The sequence TGCCGCAATGCGAGTCTGTGAACGTTGAATTTGCTTACGGGCATATGATAGATTCCTTGTGTCTATACAGGAGAAACCATGGAGCTGCGAGGATTGTTTATATAATGAAGAGTAAAGGGTTGTTACCGAGAAGAACGTCATACAATGCTATCATTCATGGTTTGTGCAAGGATCGTGGTTGTATGAGGGCTTATCAGTTGCTAGAAGAGGGATCTGAATTTGGGTTTATTCCGTCTGAATATACTTATAAGCTCCTAGTGGAGAGTCTATGCAAGGAACTGGACGTTGGTAAAGCGAGGAATGTTCTAGAGCTGATGTTGAGAAAAGAAGGAGTAGATAGGACTAGAATTTATAATATCTATCTACGAGCTCTCTGCGTGATGGATAACCCGACTGAGATCCTGAATGTACTGGTCAATATGCTTCAGGGAGACTGTAGGCCTGATGAGTATACACTTAACACAGTTATTAATGGATTTTGCAAGATGGGTAGGGTGGATGATGCTATGCAAGTTCTAGGTGATATGATGACAGGGAAGTTCTGTGCACCAGATGCTGTGACTTTAACTACTGTTATGTGTGGCTTGCTCACTCAAGGAAGAGCAGAAGAAGCTCTGGATGTGTTGAATCGGGTTATGccagagaagaagattaagcCAGGTGTTGTTACATACAATGCTGTTATACGTGGGTTGTTCAAGATGCATAAAGGAGATGAAGCTATGCGTGTGTTTGATCAGATGGAAAAGGCGAGTGTGACTGCGGATAGTACTACATATGCTATAATCATTGACGGGTTGTTCGTGACTAGTCAGGTGGATATGGCGAAGAAGTTCTGGGATGATGTGATATGGCCATCAGGCAGACATGATGTATTTGTGTATGCGGCATTTCTCAAAGGGCTTTGTCGGTCTGGTTGTGTACTTGATGCTTGCCATTTCCTATATGACCTGGCAGATTCTGGAGCAATCCCTAATGTTGTGTGCTATAATACTGTGATTGATGAGTGTAGCAGAATTGGGTTGAAGACAGTAGCGTACGAGATGTTGGTGGAGATGAGGACGAACGGTCAGGCTCCTGATGCTGTGACATGGCGGATACTAAATAAACTACCTGATTCTAGCTGTGCAAGGAGATAGTTAATTTTAAACTCTGCATCCTCGGATAGGCTGTTTCAAAAGCTATACATGTTTTTGGTTCTCAAGCAATTCGTGGCTTCTGATATCATGACTACTGATCTGAGAATTGGTTTTACCAACGCTGTGTGTGAGTAAAGAAgttgctttgtttgtttctctgtcAGGTTTTTGCCGGCAAATTCTAAAGTTCAGTAAGCTCAGAAAGGTGAATAATCAGCAGAATTGAAGACAATACTTAAAAGAGTTAAGAGcgaggaaagaaacaaacaattcTACTCCTCCAGAAACATAAATCCAGACAGCTATTTTAAGATATACAAGAAAAGCGTACCGACAGATAGAATCTATTATCTAAGATAGTGAAACAGCACCAAATGCATGTGGAAACCATGGTTTAACTAGTTCCACCACTTTGCTGATGAGCCTGCGATTCCCAGAAGAGTCTGACAGTGGAATAGATAAGAGAGGGCTCAGCCATAGCGCCATTACCGTAGTCTCCACAGGCCAGTCTCTTCTTGATAGGAGGAATGAGTGTGATTCCCAGATCATCAAGCGACAAAAGATGCCTTTCAGTGAAAGGGTTGTTCCACATCAATGTGTTCATCGCTGGTGCAACAAAAAGTGGTTTGCTGTAGTCCCAAGCTCGTATAATGCAAGTCAAAAGATTATCACAGAGCCCACCAGCAATCTATAaaggtaagaaaaaaacaaaagatctcCATGAATGTTCCACAATTCAGACAATTGAATGTTCCACAATTCACACAATTGAGGCTAAGTAAAGTGGgttaaaagatgttttgttttgttttaccttGCCTAAGGTGTTAGCAGACAAAGGAGCAATGACCAAAACATCAGCCCAACGTCTAAGCTCGATGTGAAGGACGGGATCACCGATCTTGTTCCAGCTTGACCATTCATCTTCGTCAGTGTACAGAGTCACTTCTTCTGGGAGGGACAGTTTATCGAGGAAATGAAGAGATGATTTGGAAACGACGGCTCTCACTTCTGCCCATTCGGTGAAACAATGACAGAGATTGCCGAATTTGATAGCAGCGACACTTCCACTAGCAGCAAGTAGTACACGAGGCTTCCTCGGCGGTATGGTGTTGTTCACTTCCATATCTTGCCTGTCTATTTTCGCATTCTCCATGGCGCTTTAACACCTTCAGAGATCCAGCAAGTAGCGAGAATGGTTCGGCGAggaaccctaaaaaaaaaaaaaaactgatctgGTTTCGAAGAATATCAAAATGTTTtagagggaagagagagagagaatgggaTAATCATTTTTACTCCGCTGGTCAAATGGGCCGTTGACTCATTCTATTTAGGCCCTTTTTCTATAATAGTCAAATGGGCCATTAAAAGGTATCGCACAAACTCGATTACGCAAACCAAAACATAATCTCAAGGTTGCTGAAACAATGTAAGACTATGTGCAATGGCGTAGNACTTTGCTGATGAGCCTGCGATTCCCAGAAGAGTCTGACAGTGGAATAGATAAGAGAGGGCTCAGCCATAGCGCCATTACCGTAGTCTCCACAGGCCAGTCTCTTCTTGATAGGAGGAATGAGTGTGATTCCCAGATCATCAAGCGACAAAAGATGCCTTTCAGTGAAAGGGTTGTTCCACATCAATGTGTTCATCGCTGGTGCAACAAAAAGTGGTTTGCTGTAGTCCCAAGCTCGTATAATGCAAGTCAAAAGATTATCACAGAGCCCACCAGCAATCTATAaaggtaagaaaaaaacaaaagatctcCATGAATGTTCCACAATTCAGACAATTGAATGTTCCACAATTCACACAATTGAGGCTAAGTAAAGTGGgttaaaagatgttttgttttgttttaccttGCCTAAGGTGTTAGCAGACAAAGGAGCAATGACCAAAACATCAGCCCAACGTCTAAGCTCGATGTGAAGGACGGGATCACCGATCTTGTTCCAGCTTGACCATTCATCTTCGTCAGTGTACAGAGTCACTTCTTCTGGGAGGGACAGTTTATCGAGGAAATGAAGAGATGATTTGGAAACGACGGCTCTCACTTCTGCCCATTCGGTGAAACAATGACAGAGATTGCCGAATTTGATAGCAGCGACACTTCCACTAGCAGCAAGTAGTACACGAGGCTTCCTCGGCGGTATGGTGTTGTTCACTTCCATATCTTGCCTGTCTATTTTCGCATTCTCCATGGCGCTTTAACACCTTCAGAGATCCAGCAAGTAGCGAGAATGGTTCGGCGAggaaccctaaaaaaaaaaaaaaactgatctgGTTTCGAAGAATATCAAAATGTTTtagagggaagagagagagagaatgggaTAATCATTTTTACTCCGCTGGTCAAATGGGCCGTTGACTCATTCTATTTAGGCCCTTTTTCTATAATAGTCAAATGGGCCATTAAAAGGTATCGCACAAACTCGATTACGCAAACCAAAACATAATCTCAAGGTTGCTGAAACAATGTAAGACTATGTGCAATGGCGTAGTTTTGAGCCGTCCTCCggcaattgtttttttaaattaaattaaaatggcTAAATACTGaagaattgattttttaaatgcGACGTTTTTTATCCATCTACTTGGACACGTGGAAGGTGGTGATTGGGAGAAGTCTTTGGGTAAGGTTAAGCAATGGATCCATAGCTAACGAAAGTTTCACAGCATTTTGAGAGATTCAAGGCGGCGTTTGCGAGGAAGGATTACGATACATGTAGTGATCTGTTGTCTCAGCTTAAGGtatacatctctctctctctctctctctctctctctctctctcttctttgaacCCTAATTTGTTTCGATTTCTCTTCTTTGCATATATATCTGGTTTATCGATTGAATTTTAGGTGAATTGATGGGGTTTGTCTCGAATCTATGATAGCTTTGATGTATTGAAGTGAAAAAATTAGGTTATTAGAGAGATCTTTTAGAAGAATAGTGTAAGTGCTGATTTCTATTTTAAGGGATTGTGAATGTGAGTAAAACATGTAGGGTTTAATTCTATATTGCAATTGAATGGTGAGGATTTCTTCTTATGTTGGtggtttttaattgttatgttcTTCAGGTTCTTCTGACCAAATTCACTAGTCTTCCTCCATTGTTCGAGAGTTCACCAAACGCAGCTCAGGAGCTTACTATTGCAAGTaaggtttctgtttttattattGGGTTTAGATGACTTGTTTCTNNNNNNNNNNNNNNNNNNNNNNNNNNNNNNNNNNNNNNNNNNNNNNNNNNNNNNNNNNNNNNNNNNNNNNNNNNNNNNNNNNNNNNNNNNNNNNNNNNNNNNNNNNNNNNNNNNNNNNNNNNNNNNNNNNNNNNNNNNNNNNNNNNNNNNNNNNNNNNNNNNNNNNNNNNNNNNNNNNNNNNNNNNNNNNNNNNNNNNNNNNNNNNNNNNNNNNNNNNNNNNNNNNNNNNNNNNNNNNNNNNNNNNNNNNNNNNNNNNNNNNNNNNNNNNNNNNNNNNNNNNNNNNNNNNNNNNNNNNNNNNNNNNNNNNNNNNNNNNNNNNNNNNNNNNNNNNNNNNNNNNNNNNNNNNNNNNNNNNNNNNNNNNNNNNNNNNNNNNNNNNNNNNNNNNNNNNNNNNNNNNNNNNNNNNNNNNNNNNNNNNNNNNNNNNNNNNNNNNNNNNNNNNNNNNNNNNNNNNNNNNNNNNNNNNNNNNNNNNNNNNNNNNNNNNNNNNNNNNNNNNNNNNNNNNNNNNNNNNNNNNNNNNNNNNNNNNNNNNNNNNNNNNNNNNNNNNNNNNNNNNNNNNNNNNNNNNNNNNNNNNNNNNNNNNNNNNNNNNNNNNNNNNNNNNNNNNNNNNNNNNNNNNNNNNNNNNNNNNNNNNNNNNNNNNNNNNNNNNNNNNNNNNNNNNNNNNNNNNNNNNNNNNNNNNNNNNNNNNNNNNNNNNNNNNNNNNNNNNNNNNNNNNNNNNNNNNNNNNNNNNNNNNNNNNNNNNNNNNNNNNNNNNNNNNNNNNNNNNNNNNNNNNNNNNNNNNNNNNNNNNNNNNNNNNNNNNNNNNNNNNNNNNNNNNNNNNNNNNNNNNNNNNNNNNNNNNNNNNNNNNNNNNNNNNNNNNNNNNNNNNNNNNNNNNNNNNNNNNNNNNNNNNNNNNNNNNNNNNNNNNNNNNNNNNNNNNNNNNNNNNNNNNNNNNNNNNNNNNNNNNNNNNNNNNNNNNNNNNNNNNNNNNNNNNNNNNNNNNNNNNNNNNNNNNNNNNNNNNNNNNNNNNNNNNNNNNNNNNNNNNNNNNNNNNNNNNNNNNNNNNNNNNNNNNNNNNNNNNNNNNNNNNNNNNNNNNNNNNNNNNNNNNNNNNNNNNNNNNNNNNNNNNNNNNNNNNNNNNNNNNNNNNNNNNNNNNNNNNNNNNNNNNNNNNNNNNNNNNNNNNNNNNNNNNNNNNNNNNNNNNNNNNNNNNNNNNNNNNNNNNNNNNNNNNNNNNNNNNNNNNNNNNNNNNNNNNNNNNNNNNNNNNNNNNNNNNNNNNNNNNNNNNNNNNNNNNNNNNNNNNNNNNNNNNNNNNNNNNNNNNNNNNNNNNNNNNNNNNNNNNNNNNNNNNNNNNNNNNNNNNNNNNNNNNNNNNNNNNNNNNNNNNNNNNNNNNNNNNNNNNNNNNNNNNNNNNNNNNNNNNNNNNNNNNNNNNNNNNNNNNNNNNNNNNNNNNNNNNNNNNNNNNNNNNNNNNNNNNNNNNNNNNNNNNNNNNNNNNNNNNNNNNNNNNNNNNNNNNNNNNNNNNNNNNNNNNNNNNNNNNNNNNNNNNNNNNNNNNNNNNNNNNNNNNNNNNNNNNNNNNNNNNNNNNNNNNNNNNNNNNNNNNNNNNNNNNNNNNNNNNNNNNNNNNNNNNNNNNNNNNNNNNNNNNNNNNNNNNNNNNNNNNNNNNNNNNNNNNNNNNNNNNNNNNNNNNNNNNNNNNNNNNNNNNNNNNNNNNNNNNNNNNNNNNNNNNNNNNNNNNNNNNNNNNNNNNNNNNNNNNNNNNNNNNNNNNNNNNNNNNNNNNNNNNNNNNNNNNNNNNNNNNNNNNNNNNNNNNNNNNNNNNNNNNNNNNNNNNNNNNNNNNNNNNNNNNNNNNNNNNNNNNNNNNNNNNNNNNNNNNNNNNNNNNNNNNNNNNNNNNNNNNNNNNNNNNNNNNNNNNNNNNNNNNNNNNNNNNNNNNNNNNNNNNNNNNNNNNNNNNNNNNNNNNNNNNNNNNNNNNNNNNNNNNNNNNNNNNNNNNNNNNNNNNNNNNNNNNNNNNNNNNNNNNNNNNNNNNNNNNNNNNNNNNNNNNNNNNNNNNNNNNNNNNNNNNNNNNNNNNNNNNNNNNNNNNNNNNNNNNNNNNNNNNNNNNNNNNNNNNNNNNNNNNNNNNNNNNNNNNNNNNNNNNNNNNNNNNNNNNNNNNNNNNNNNNNNNNNNNNNNNNNNNNNNNNNNNNNNNNNNNNNNNNNNNNNNNNNNNNNNNNNNNNNNNNNNNNNNNNNNNNNNNNNNNNNNNNNNNNNNNNNNNNNNNNNNNNNNNNNNNNNNNNNNNNNNNNNNNNNNNNNNNNNNNNNNNNNNNNNNNNNNNNNNNNNNNNNNNNNNNNNNNNNNNNNNNNNNNNNNNNNNNNNNNNNNNNNNNNNNNNNNNNNNNNNNNNNNNNNNNNNNNNNNNNNNNNNNNNNNNNNNNNNNNNNNNNNNNNNNNNNNNNNNNNNNNNNNNNNNNNNNNNNNNNNNNNNNNNNNNNNNNNNNNNNNNNNNNNNNNNNNNNNNNNNNNNNNNNNNNNNNNNNNNNNNNNNNNNNNNNNNNNNNNNNNNNNNNNNNNNNNNNNNNNNNNNNNNNNNNNNNNNNNNNNNNNNNNNNNNNNNNNNNNNNNNNNNNNNNNNNNNNNNNNNNNNNNNNNNNNNNNNNNNNNNNNNNNNNNNNNNNNNNNNNNNNNNNNNNNNNNNNNNNNNNNNNNNNNNNNNNNNNNNNNNNNNNNNNNNNNNNNNNNNNNNNNNNNNNNNNNNNNNNNNNNNNNNNNNNNNNNNNNNNNNNNNNNNNNNNNNNNNNNNNNNNNNNNNNNNNNNNNNNNNNNNNNNNNNNNNNNNNNNNNNNNNN comes from Camelina sativa cultivar DH55 chromosome 19, Cs, whole genome shotgun sequence and encodes:
- the LOC104765655 gene encoding pentatricopeptide repeat-containing protein At3g18020-like, whose product is MIFVRRLRLLARDNGFFFFSIKPHSFSSASVMVTDNVEARIHNEGGEEDPTKTEDRRRSVTDKAYWRRRIHSLCAVQKNPDEALRILDGLCLRGYRPDSLNLSSVIHALCDSGRFDEAHRRCLLFVDSGFIPDERTCNVIVARLLDSGSPDSTLSVINRLIGVKREFVPSLTNYNRLINQFCLIRRVFDARMILKDMRNMGHLPNVVTYTTLIGGCFEIREIKAAHKVFDEMRVRGVKRNSLTVSVVIDGLLKMRDVETGRRLMKELWVYLKKETDVSIKSAAFANLVDSMCREGYFNDVFEIAENMPQCESVNVEFAYGHMIDSLCLYRRNHGAARIVYIMKSKGLLPRRTSYNAIIHGLCKDRGCMRAYQLLEEGSEFGFIPSEYTYKLLVESLCKELDVGKARNVLELMLRKEGVDRTRIYNIYLRALCVMDNPTEILNVLVNMLQGDCRPDEYTLNTVINGFCKMGRVDDAMQVLGDMMTGKFCAPDAVTLTTVMCGLLTQGRAEEALDVLNRVMPEKKIKPGVVTYNAVIRGLFKMHKGDEAMRVFDQMEKASVTADSTTYAIIIDGLFVTSQVDMAKKFWDDVIWPSGRHDVFVYAAFLKGLCRSGCVLDACHFLYDLADSGAIPNVVCYNTVIDECSRIGLKTVAYEMLVEMRTNGQAPDAVTWRILNKLPDSSCARR
- the LOC109131053 gene encoding phosphopantothenoylcysteine decarboxylase-like; this translates as MENAKIDRQDMEVNNTIPPRKPRVLLAASGSVAAIKFGNLCHCFTEWAEVRAVVSKSSLHFLDKLSLPEEVTLYTDEDEWSSWNKIGDPVLHIELRRWADVLVIAPLSANTLGKIAGGLCDNLLTCIIRAWDYSKPLFVAPAMNTLMWNNPFTERHLLSLDDLGITLIPPIKKRLACGDYGNGAMAEPSLIYSTVRLFWESQAHQQSGGTS